The DNA window TCGATTCTTCTACCTCATTTACACTTGATGACTGTCCTCAACCCCGGTGCGGTTGCCCGCTCCGGTTTGGCCTCTTTCCCGTTCGCTCGCCGCTACTAAGAAAATCTCGTTTGATTACTTTTCCTCCGGGTAATTAGATGTTTCAGTTCCCCGGGTGCCCTCCTCATAGTCTAAGCTATGGGTGACAGTGCATAACCACTGCCGGGTTCCCCCATTCGGAAATCTACGGGTCAAAGGTTGCTTGCACCTCTCCGTAGCTTATCGCAGCTTACCACGTCCTTCTTCGGCTGATATCGCCAAGGCATCCACCGTACGCCCTTAAAATCTTTACTTAAAATCTAATATATTTTGCGCTTATCTTCGTCATACTGCGTTCAGCTCGTCTTGCGTATACAAATACGCGGCGACTTCGCTTCACTGGCATTCCTTGATAATCATCAAAATCTATTGATTTGAGATTTTATTGACATGCATTAGATACATTGTCGTTTTTTGTAGCCGTACATTTTCATGTACGTCACCATTAAGTCAGAGAATTATTTCCTATGTGCTCGGGTCAACCTACTTAGAAATTCTAAGAGATGACCTTACAAATATAATAATTATCTTCTATGCAGTTTTCAAAGAACAATAATCTGACATAAATCTTACGATTCATACGTCATATGTTGCTATCATTGATAGCTTTGTTATTTTAGTACATAACAGACTAGCTGTCAAATACTAAATGGTGGAGACGAGGAGATTCGAACTCCTGACCCCCTGCTTGCAAGGCAGGTGCTCTCCCAACTGAGCTACGCCCCCATAATCGGTCAACTTACGTCTCGATAATCCATTCCGAAGAATCCGTTATCTTTTATAAGTATTACCTATTAAATTAGCTCTTAGTGTCTGTACTCTACACAAAGTGTATTTCAAGTTATATGAGCCAACTGGTGGGCCTAGGTGGACTCGAACCACCGACCTCACGCTTATCAGGCGTGCGCTCTAACCAGCTGAGCTATAGGCCCATATCTGTAGATTGAGAGTCTTTTTACAGATCTCTCAAAACCGAACAATGTTAGGTGCCAAAGTGTCGACCTAAGTGACATCCAAGCTCTTGGCTCGGTGTATGTCTCCCTAGAAAGGAGGTGATCCAGCCGCACCTTCCGATACGGCTACCTTGTTACGACTTCACCCCAATCATCGACTTTACCTTAGACGGCTGGCTCCCGAAGGTTACCCCACCGGCTTTGGGCACTTCCGACTTTCGTGGTGTGACGGGCGGTGTGTACAAGGCCCGGGAACGTATTCACCGCAGTATGCTGACCTGCGATTACTAGCGATTCCGACTTCACGTAGGCGAGTTGCAGCCTACGATCCGAACTGAGAGAGTGTTTCTCGGGTTTGCTCCACCTCGCGGTATTGCTTCCGTCTATTAACTCCCATTGTAGTACGTGTGTAGCCCAGGTCATAAGGGGCATGATGATTTGACGTCATCCCCGCCTTCCTCCGCATTGTCTGCGGCAGTCTCTCATGAGTTCCCACCCGAAGTGCTGGCAACATAAGATAGGGGTTGCGCTCGTTGCGGGACTTAACCCAACATCTCACGACACGAGCTGACGACAACCGTGCACCACCTGTTTTCTGGCTTCCGAAGAAGAGGAACTATCTCTAGTTCTGTCCATCAATGTCAAGACCTGGTAAGGTTCTTCGCGTTGCGTCGAATTAAACCACATACTCCACCGCTTGTGCGGGCCCCCGTCAATTCCTTTGAGTTTCAACCTTGCGGTCGTACTCCCCAGGCGGGGTACTTATTGCGTTAACTCCGGCACAGAAGGGGTCGATACCTCCTACACCTAGTACCCATCGTTTACGGCCAGGACTACCGGGGTATCTAATCCCGTTCGCTCCCCTGGCTTTCGCGCCTCAGCGTCAGTTTTCGTCCAGAAAGTCGCCTTCGCCACTGGTGTTCTTCCTAATATCTACGCATTTCACCGCTACACTAGGAATTCCACTTTCCTCTCCGATACTCTAGATTGGCAGTTTCCATCCCATCACGGGGTTAAGCCCCGAACTTTTAAGACAGACTGACCAATCCGCCTGCGCGCGCTTTACGCCCAATAATTCCGGACAACGCTTGCCACCTACGTATTACCGCGGCTGCTGGCACGTAGTTAGCCGTGGCTTTCTATTCCGGTACCGTCAATCCTCCTAACTATTCGCAAGAAGGCCTTTCGTCCCGATTAACAGAGCTTTACAACCCGAAGGCCGTCATCACTCACGCGGCGTTGCTCCGTCAGACTTTCGTCCATTGCGGAAGATTCCCCACTGCTGCCTCCCGTAGGAGTCTGGGCCGTGTCTCAGTCCCAATGTGGCCGTTCATCCTCTCAGACCGGCTACTGATCATCGCCTTGGTGGGCCGTTACCCCTCCAACTAGCTAATCAGACGCAATCCCCTCCTTCAGTGATAGCTTATAAATAGAGGCCACCTTTCATCCATCCTCGATGCCGAGATTGGATCGTATGCGGTATTAGCAGTCGTTTCCAACTGTTGTCCCCCTCTGAAGGGCAGGTTGATTACGCGTTACTCACCCGTTCGCCACTAAGATTGATAGAAGCAAGCTTCCATCGCTCTTCGTTCGACTTGCATGTGTTAAGCACGCCGCCAGCGTTCGTCCTGAGCCAGGATCAAACTCTCCAAGATATCTTGAAGCTATTTGAATAGCTCATTATTTGTTGTCGTTACATTTAAGTAACTTTGAATTATGGTTGGTTTTGACTTTGTCAAAACCCGCACTCTGGCATATGTTCAATCATATGATTGATTACCTATCATTGTTCAGTTTTCAAAGATCTGTTATCAGTTTCATGCTTCAGTGAAGCGCCATCTGACGACTTGATTATAATAACATGTGAACATTTTCATGTCAACACATTTTATAATCTTTTTTGAAGTTCTTTTGAACCTCTAAGTGCATTACTACACTCATTAAGAAACAGTCGCTCGAACGACTGTATGCATATTATAGTATAACCAAAATATAATGGCAACCCCTAATTCTCAATTTCACACAACTTTCATTACAGCTTCATTTTACATTCCAAAATCAAAAGATTGATTTTATACAACCAATTATGTATAATGTAGCTGTAATATAGACTTTTCCGCTTATTCACTTCTATATTCTGATGTGATTCTATATTACGAAGTAGTTCTATATTATAGTATTTATAAATAATACTATAATAGTGTAAGGAGATTGAGTATGAAATTATCCAAACGTTTATTATCTAAAACAGTTGCTATTGTTGCTGTATGTGCAACTATGGCTACTGCAGCTTTTGCTGCACCACAAGGTACTTTTGATTCTTCTGAAATTCAAATTACAGGACAAGCCTCTCGTTCAGTAGCACCTAACTATGCGATCTTAACACTTGGTATTACTAGCGAAAACACAAACATCAATGCTGCAAAATCTAACAATGATCGCATTATGAGTGATTTAATCAGTAAGTTAGGTCAATTAGGTATCGATAAAAAAGATATTTATACCTCTAATATTTCTATTAACCCTACTAGTGATTACCAAGAAGGCAAACGAATCAATACAGGTTATAATGTGTCTAATCGTGTAACTGTAAAAATCAATAATCTTGATAATGTAGGAAAAGCCGTTGATGCTGCTGTTAGCGCTGGGGCTAATGATATCAACAACCTTTCTTTCCAAAATGATGTATCTCAACAACTATCTGATTCATTAACTACAGAAGCAATTCAAGACGGTCGTCATAAAGCTGAGGTTATCGCTGCAGCCCTTGGCCGTACATTAGGACCTGTAAAAACAGTTTCTATCAGTACACCTCAAACAAGCTCTATGGACTCTGGTTACTATCGTAACGCCGTAATGTTAAAAGCGTCTCTCGAAACTGCTACTCCTGTTGAAAAAGGATCATTAGTAGTTTCTCAAGACGCTAATATTACTTATTATTTACAATAGAATTTTCTGGTACCACACCTTCGTGGACCGCTACAATGCCGCCTGTCAATTCATGATAGGTGGCATTTTCATATCCTAAAGATTTCCAGATTTCAAGAATCTCGCTTTGATGAGGATATCTGCGTAAGGATTCTGGCAACCATGCATAAGAGGAATTATCCTTACTTAACTTACCTATAATAGGTAATATATAGGAGAAGTAGAAATTATATAACTGTTTAAAACCAAACATGCTTGGCTTTGCGAGTTCTAACACAACTACTTTTCCACCTGGCTTTACAACACGTTGCATTTCAGATAACACTTGTTTAATATCTGGCACATTACGCATTGCAAATCCGCTCATAGCAGCATCAAATGTGTTATCTGCATATGGTAATGCCATCGCATCACCTTGAACAAGATTAACTTGATCTATTAAACCAGCATCTTCAATGCGTACACGACCTTGATCAAGCATCTCACTATTAAAGTCCAAAGCCTCTACTTTTAATGTTGGTTCTTGACGTAACGCTTCCTTTGTAAACACACAGGTACCACATGCTACATCAAGCACACGTTGGTGAGGACCAATATTCATTGCTTTTACAGAGAATTTGCGCCAAAAATAATCTTGTCCAAAGCTTAAGACTGTATTCATTAAATCATAGTTTTTTGCAATATTAGAAAAAACACCTTGTACAAATTGCTCTTTATCGGCATACGTTTTAAATTCTTTAGTATTCATTATGGTCCTTTCACTAATCAAGAACTATATTCAAACTCTTTACTCGCATAGTATATCATACTATGCCCCCTATCAAAAGAATCCTATTATATATACTATATATAGTAATTATGTAATAAGCACATATTTAGTTAAAACCATATATTCACTACTGTTAAAATTAGTATATTACAAAATAAACATCGTTATCAATCACAGTAGATCTAATTTAA is part of the Veillonella sp. genome and encodes:
- a CDS encoding SIMPL domain-containing protein, coding for MKLSKRLLSKTVAIVAVCATMATAAFAAPQGTFDSSEIQITGQASRSVAPNYAILTLGITSENTNINAAKSNNDRIMSDLISKLGQLGIDKKDIYTSNISINPTSDYQEGKRINTGYNVSNRVTVKINNLDNVGKAVDAAVSAGANDINNLSFQNDVSQQLSDSLTTEAIQDGRHKAEVIAAALGRTLGPVKTVSISTPQTSSMDSGYYRNAVMLKASLETATPVEKGSLVVSQDANITYYLQ
- a CDS encoding ubiquinone/menaquinone biosynthesis methyltransferase, encoding MNTKEFKTYADKEQFVQGVFSNIAKNYDLMNTVLSFGQDYFWRKFSVKAMNIGPHQRVLDVACGTCVFTKEALRQEPTLKVEALDFNSEMLDQGRVRIEDAGLIDQVNLVQGDAMALPYADNTFDAAMSGFAMRNVPDIKQVLSEMQRVVKPGGKVVVLELAKPSMFGFKQLYNFYFSYILPIIGKLSKDNSSYAWLPESLRRYPHQSEILEIWKSLGYENATYHELTGGIVAVHEGVVPENSIVNNK